One part of the Thiothrix nivea DSM 5205 genome encodes these proteins:
- the hemW gene encoding radical SAM family heme chaperone HemW: protein MTHIPLSLYIHIPWCIRKCPYCDFNSHNAPQGLPEKAYIQALLTDLASELPHIWGRRLESIFIGGGTPSLFSAESIDALLNGIRALLPFRPNIEVTMEANPGTFEQDKFRGFREAGINRLSVGIQSFNQQHLQALGRVHNREEALRAADIARTAGFNNFNLDLMFGLPQQTLEEAMQDLQQAVELQPTHLSWYQLTLEPNTLFYKQPPSLPDDDLTAEMQFSGQQFIKSSCYDQYEVSAYARPGFQCRHNRNYWEFGDYVAIGAGAHGKITHPVEASVIRYHKYRQPAEYMQQAIQGKARSGEQVLTPADLSFEFMLNALRLREGFAPSLFTERTGLSVQHLQAGLDQAAQRGLLDFNGELIRPTETGWQFLNEVIQLFLED from the coding sequence ATGACCCACATCCCCCTTTCCCTCTATATCCACATCCCCTGGTGCATCCGCAAGTGCCCGTATTGCGACTTCAATTCGCACAATGCACCACAAGGCTTGCCGGAAAAGGCATACATACAAGCACTGCTGACCGACCTTGCCAGCGAACTCCCCCACATCTGGGGACGCAGGCTGGAATCCATCTTCATCGGCGGTGGCACCCCCAGCCTGTTTTCGGCGGAAAGCATCGACGCGCTGCTCAACGGTATCCGCGCCCTGCTACCCTTCCGCCCCAATATCGAAGTCACCATGGAAGCCAACCCCGGCACCTTTGAACAGGACAAATTCCGGGGATTCCGGGAAGCAGGCATCAACCGCCTGTCAGTCGGCATCCAGAGTTTCAACCAACAACACTTGCAGGCATTGGGCAGGGTACATAACAGAGAGGAAGCCTTACGGGCAGCGGACATCGCCCGTACTGCCGGTTTTAACAACTTCAACCTCGACCTGATGTTTGGGCTACCGCAGCAAACGCTGGAGGAAGCCATGCAGGACTTGCAACAGGCAGTGGAACTGCAACCTACACACCTGTCGTGGTATCAGCTCACACTGGAGCCGAATACGCTATTCTACAAACAGCCGCCCTCCCTGCCTGATGATGATTTAACCGCAGAAATGCAGTTTTCGGGGCAACAATTCATCAAAAGTTCATGCTATGATCAATATGAAGTTTCCGCCTATGCCAGACCGGGCTTTCAGTGCAGGCATAACCGGAACTACTGGGAGTTTGGTGATTATGTGGCTATCGGTGCTGGCGCACACGGCAAAATAACACATCCTGTAGAAGCCAGTGTCATCCGCTATCACAAATACCGGCAACCTGCGGAGTACATGCAGCAGGCGATACAAGGCAAAGCGCGCAGTGGGGAGCAAGTGCTGACCCCTGCCGACCTGAGCTTTGAATTCATGCTGAATGCCTTGCGCCTGCGGGAAGGTTTCGCCCCCAGCCTGTTCACCGAGCGCACCGGTCTGTCAGTCCAGCATTTGCAGGCGGGGCTGGATCAGGCTGCGCAGCGCGGTTTGCTGGACTTTAACGGTGAGCTTATCCGCCCAACCGAAACCGGCTGGCAGTTCCTGAATGAAGTTATCCAACTCTTTCTGGAGGATTAG
- a CDS encoding cellulose binding domain-containing protein, whose product MKNQQPCSVGASSPIRRGIHYSLFGLLGLFLWLLSSASWAAASCKVNYTIPNQWNNGFSANVSITNTGDPWTSWSAKWDMLDGQKITGLWNGSYVQSGAAVTVKNASWNGNVGNGASVQFGFNGSHTGTNNIPTNVSVNGVLCEGNALPPKPPVVACEVIYSLPSVWDAGFTADVMVKNTGDAVSNWTVAWDMPNGQKITSFWNGQYQQNGDHVAVTPLDWNRNIAAAGLIQFGFNGSHTGLNNIPGNVSLNGVKCAGQVDPPLPPPPACSVQYQIQTQWDNGFTGTVDIKNTGAPWNGWQTTWSMPTGQQITGGWNGQFNQTGDKVTVGNVEFNKIIALNSSISFGFNASHTGLNLIPIDVAVNGTRCSGQADTLVLPPKAPGSLQATLVDNTHVDLDWQDNSTDETSLILERREANANWAVLATLVADTQVYRDSTTAVGKLYEYRVKAANSAGSSAYTNVVTAKRQDRTDIRASMLVNNCAACHGTDGYSSGPATPSIAGLDKSYLIRTMKAYRTGARASSVMGRIAKGYTDTQIERMAGYLAGLPYQPAQQATDATLVAQGKAVHESNCAFCHIGTGDDPGLTGTRLDGQWATYLHSTLEDYCLGRSSNIPPEMAHQMADLKGLFGEDVLLALAQYYASDKSAGDTGGGENNGGGTGSGGDTGGGDTGGSGDGSTVPPNPNNLTATAVDNSKVNLGWQDNSSNETGFRVERRPVGGNDTEWVTLAELGVNTQAYTDSTVAMGMGYDYRVASFNVAGANSSAVVSVTLQTPLQYGQSQYQRQGCASCHGADGAGGFSNIALTHYTEAGRASLISTIRDTMPPGNPGACGEGCSSAVADYLIEVLAANNDGGGNTQACAGTPPAGVRSLRLLTRLEYQNTVNDLFGLSLNLVNSLPDENTVGGFDNNIEQNQVSSLRMDAYLTQAEKVAAQAVQASWNKIVPCSQQDLACGRQFIQSFGKRAFRRPLATVEVDSYAANFSGVAFRDAVEKTVMTMLVSPNFLYRSELGELQADGTYKLTPYEVASSLSYLFWGSMPDDALFQAADNNALDTPAQRIAQASRLLAAARSREQVGNFVGQWLLKGSPYNLPAKDATVYPAYTDAVKAALSQELVSFFNYVAFDSTQSFRELYTADYVIANKTLADFYHLSGPGGSAFEKTPVVDGSRTGLLTLGSVLARYSNSNESHPFKRGRFFFERVLCHDLPEPANFGLVQPPDPDPNMTTRQRFDFHSKSFASCYSCHQYLDGPGFGFENYDGAGQFRQFENGNPISASAILRGMETYTPEEELTFTDLNHLSQLVADSPTAAQCVARQYYRYTTGHQETAADQCALDSYLQSYADSDYNLQTMLISIVNAPNFTLRRAQ is encoded by the coding sequence ATGAAAAATCAGCAGCCATGTTCTGTAGGGGCAAGTTCGCCCATCCGTCGGGGTATCCATTACTCCCTGTTCGGCCTGCTTGGTCTGTTTTTGTGGCTACTCAGTTCCGCCTCGTGGGCAGCGGCTTCCTGCAAGGTCAATTACACCATCCCTAACCAGTGGAATAACGGTTTTAGCGCCAACGTCAGCATCACCAATACTGGCGACCCGTGGACAAGCTGGTCAGCCAAATGGGATATGCTCGACGGGCAAAAGATTACCGGCTTATGGAATGGCAGTTACGTCCAAAGTGGTGCGGCAGTAACCGTCAAGAATGCCAGCTGGAATGGCAATGTCGGCAACGGCGCTAGCGTCCAGTTCGGTTTCAATGGCTCGCATACAGGAACCAACAACATTCCCACCAATGTCTCCGTCAATGGTGTCTTGTGCGAAGGCAATGCGCTGCCACCCAAGCCTCCCGTGGTGGCCTGCGAAGTCATTTACTCGCTCCCGTCGGTGTGGGATGCCGGTTTCACCGCCGATGTCATGGTGAAAAATACCGGTGATGCTGTCAGTAACTGGACAGTGGCGTGGGATATGCCCAACGGGCAGAAAATTACCAGCTTCTGGAACGGGCAATACCAGCAGAACGGGGATCACGTTGCCGTCACGCCGCTGGACTGGAACCGCAATATCGCGGCAGCGGGGCTGATCCAGTTCGGTTTCAATGGTTCGCACACCGGTTTGAACAACATCCCCGGCAATGTATCCCTGAACGGGGTGAAATGCGCCGGGCAGGTTGATCCGCCACTGCCACCGCCACCTGCCTGTAGCGTCCAGTACCAGATCCAGACCCAGTGGGATAATGGCTTCACCGGAACGGTCGACATCAAGAACACCGGCGCGCCGTGGAATGGCTGGCAAACCACTTGGTCAATGCCTACTGGACAGCAGATTACTGGTGGTTGGAACGGCCAGTTCAACCAGACGGGCGACAAGGTGACAGTCGGCAATGTGGAATTCAACAAGATCATCGCGCTGAACAGCAGCATTTCGTTTGGTTTCAACGCTTCCCACACCGGCCTGAACCTGATCCCGATTGATGTGGCGGTGAATGGTACCCGTTGCAGCGGTCAGGCCGATACGCTGGTGTTGCCGCCCAAGGCTCCCGGCAGCTTGCAGGCAACGCTGGTGGACAATACCCATGTCGACCTCGACTGGCAGGATAACAGCACTGATGAGACAAGCCTGATCCTGGAGCGGCGCGAAGCCAATGCTAACTGGGCGGTGTTGGCTACCCTGGTTGCCGATACCCAAGTATACCGGGATTCCACCACGGCGGTCGGCAAGCTGTACGAATACCGGGTGAAGGCGGCCAACAGCGCCGGTTCCTCCGCCTACACCAACGTGGTGACGGCCAAGCGCCAAGACCGTACCGACATCCGCGCTTCCATGCTGGTGAACAACTGCGCCGCCTGCCACGGTACGGATGGCTACAGTTCCGGCCCTGCCACGCCTTCCATCGCGGGGCTGGACAAGAGTTACCTGATCCGCACCATGAAGGCTTACCGTACCGGCGCGCGTGCTTCCAGCGTAATGGGGCGGATTGCCAAGGGTTATACCGATACCCAGATCGAGCGCATGGCGGGTTATCTGGCCGGGTTGCCATACCAGCCTGCCCAGCAAGCAACTGACGCTACGCTGGTAGCACAAGGTAAGGCTGTGCATGAAAGCAATTGTGCGTTTTGCCATATTGGAACCGGCGACGATCCGGGGCTGACCGGCACGCGGCTGGATGGCCAGTGGGCGACCTACCTGCACTCTACGCTGGAAGATTACTGCCTGGGGCGCAGCAGCAATATTCCGCCCGAAATGGCGCACCAAATGGCCGATCTGAAAGGGCTGTTTGGCGAAGACGTGTTGCTGGCCTTGGCGCAATATTACGCTTCCGACAAATCCGCTGGCGATACCGGCGGCGGTGAAAATAATGGTGGTGGTACGGGCAGTGGCGGCGATACTGGCGGTGGTGATACCGGTGGCAGCGGTGATGGCAGCACGGTTCCACCCAACCCCAACAACCTGACCGCTACGGCAGTGGATAACAGCAAGGTCAACTTGGGCTGGCAAGACAACAGCAGCAATGAGACCGGCTTCCGGGTCGAGCGCCGCCCTGTCGGTGGCAACGATACTGAGTGGGTAACCTTGGCAGAATTGGGGGTTAACACCCAAGCTTACACCGACAGCACGGTGGCCATGGGCATGGGTTACGATTACCGCGTTGCCTCCTTCAATGTTGCCGGAGCCAACAGCAGCGCGGTCGTCAGCGTTACCTTGCAAACCCCGCTGCAATACGGCCAGAGCCAGTACCAGCGCCAGGGTTGCGCCAGCTGTCATGGCGCGGATGGCGCAGGCGGTTTCAGCAACATTGCCCTGACCCACTATACGGAGGCCGGGCGGGCAAGCCTGATCAGCACTATCCGCGACACCATGCCGCCGGGTAATCCGGGTGCTTGTGGCGAAGGCTGTTCTTCCGCTGTGGCTGACTACCTGATTGAGGTGCTGGCGGCCAACAATGATGGCGGCGGCAACACACAGGCTTGTGCGGGTACGCCGCCTGCGGGCGTGCGCAGCCTGCGCCTGTTGACCCGTCTGGAATACCAGAATACGGTCAACGACCTGTTCGGCCTGAGCCTGAATCTGGTCAACAGTTTGCCGGATGAAAACACGGTGGGTGGTTTCGACAACAACATCGAGCAGAACCAGGTGTCCAGCCTGCGCATGGATGCTTATCTGACCCAGGCAGAGAAAGTGGCCGCGCAAGCGGTACAGGCTAGCTGGAACAAGATCGTGCCGTGCAGCCAGCAGGATCTGGCTTGTGGCCGCCAGTTTATCCAGAGCTTCGGCAAGCGTGCATTCCGTCGCCCACTGGCCACGGTGGAAGTCGACAGTTACGCCGCCAACTTCAGTGGCGTGGCATTCCGCGATGCGGTGGAAAAAACCGTCATGACCATGCTGGTGTCGCCCAACTTCCTGTACCGTTCCGAGCTGGGTGAATTGCAGGCGGATGGCACCTACAAGCTGACGCCGTATGAAGTGGCCAGCAGCCTGTCGTACCTGTTCTGGGGTTCGATGCCGGATGATGCGCTGTTCCAGGCTGCCGACAACAACGCGCTGGATACGCCTGCGCAACGCATCGCCCAGGCATCCCGGTTGCTGGCAGCGGCGCGCAGCCGCGAGCAGGTAGGCAATTTCGTCGGCCAATGGTTGTTGAAAGGCAGCCCCTATAACCTGCCCGCCAAGGATGCGACGGTGTACCCGGCGTATACCGATGCGGTGAAAGCGGCGCTGTCGCAGGAACTGGTCAGTTTTTTCAACTACGTGGCGTTTGATTCCACCCAGAGTTTCCGCGAGTTGTATACGGCGGATTACGTGATTGCCAACAAGACGCTGGCGGATTTCTACCATCTGAGTGGGCCGGGCGGCAGCGCGTTCGAGAAAACGCCAGTGGTGGATGGTTCCCGTACTGGTTTGCTGACCCTCGGTTCAGTGTTGGCGCGTTATTCCAATAGTAATGAATCGCATCCGTTCAAGCGTGGGCGTTTCTTCTTCGAGCGCGTGTTGTGTCATGATTTGCCGGAGCCTGCCAACTTCGGGCTGGTGCAGCCGCCTGACCCTGACCCGAACATGACCACACGGCAACGCTTTGACTTCCATAGCAAATCCTTTGCCAGTTGTTATAGCTGTCACCAGTATCTGGATGGCCCCGGCTTTGGTTTTGAGAACTATGATGGGGCAGGGCAATTCCGCCAGTTTGAAAACGGCAACCCGATCAGCGCCAGTGCCATCCTGCGCGGGATGGAAACCTATACGCCGGAAGAGGAGCTTACTTTCACCGACCTCAACCACCTGAGTCAGTTGGTGGCGGATAGCCCGACAGCGGCGCAGTGCGTGGCGCGGCAATACTACCGTTACACCACCGGCCATCAGGAAACGGCGGCTGACCAGTGTGCGCTGGACAGTTATCTCCAGTCCTACGCTGACAGTGACTACAACCTGCAAACCATGTTGATCAGCATTGTCAATGCGCCCAACTTTACCTTGCGCCGGGCGCAATAG
- a CDS encoding RNA-binding domain-containing protein — protein sequence MDTQQVQTILAQGEDSRHQFKRNISNVDAFAAELAALANAGGGYILIGVDDNSSISGLSREDISRLNQLLSNASSQHVRPPIHPTTQNMTLEQGIIMVITVPEGLNKPYVDNQGRIWVKAGADKRHVTAREEIQRMFQETGLVYAEETPIADSSSKDLHELLFANYIQTRYQKTLDELGLPLPQIIRSLKLGKDNVLNLAGLLLFGKNPQQFRPAFMVKAVYIDGTDIASQHYRDSEDIEGPLINQYERALSFITRNLHRLQAGQGINSLGKLEIPEITLQEVLVNALIHRDYFISAPIRILMFTDRVEIISPGHLPNHLTVEQIRFGLSNMRNPIIASHATRQMPYRGLGSGIPRALENYANIQLIDDRKGNQFKVIMQRPVADKA from the coding sequence ATGGACACGCAACAAGTTCAAACCATTCTCGCCCAGGGCGAAGACAGTCGACACCAGTTCAAACGCAACATCTCCAATGTCGATGCATTTGCGGCTGAACTGGCGGCTCTTGCCAACGCTGGCGGTGGCTACATCCTCATCGGCGTGGATGACAACAGCAGTATCAGCGGCCTGAGCCGCGAAGATATTTCCCGCCTGAACCAGTTGCTTTCCAATGCCTCATCCCAGCATGTACGCCCGCCCATTCACCCCACTACCCAAAACATGACGCTGGAACAAGGCATTATCATGGTGATAACTGTTCCCGAAGGCTTAAACAAACCCTATGTGGATAACCAAGGACGTATCTGGGTCAAAGCCGGAGCTGATAAACGCCATGTCACGGCCCGTGAAGAGATTCAGCGCATGTTTCAGGAAACAGGGCTGGTTTATGCCGAGGAAACCCCAATCGCAGATAGCAGCAGCAAAGATTTACATGAACTGCTGTTTGCCAACTACATCCAGACCCGTTACCAGAAAACGCTGGATGAGTTGGGTTTACCCTTACCACAAATTATTCGCAGCCTGAAACTGGGGAAAGACAATGTCCTGAATCTGGCTGGCCTGCTCCTGTTCGGCAAAAACCCGCAACAATTCCGCCCTGCCTTCATGGTCAAAGCCGTTTACATCGACGGTACGGATATTGCCTCGCAACACTACCGCGACAGCGAAGACATCGAAGGCCCGCTGATCAACCAGTATGAACGCGCCCTATCCTTCATCACCCGCAACCTGCACCGCTTGCAGGCAGGGCAAGGCATAAACAGCCTTGGCAAACTGGAAATTCCCGAAATCACGTTGCAGGAAGTGCTGGTCAATGCGCTGATTCACCGTGACTATTTCATTTCCGCGCCCATCCGCATCCTGATGTTTACTGACCGGGTTGAAATCATCAGCCCCGGCCATTTGCCCAATCACCTGACGGTTGAGCAAATCCGTTTTGGCCTGTCGAACATGCGTAACCCGATCATTGCCTCGCACGCTACGCGTCAGATGCCTTATCGCGGTTTGGGCAGTGGCATTCCGCGTGCTTTGGAAAATTACGCTAATATCCAATTAATTGATGACCGGAAAGGCAACCAGTTCAAAGTCATCATGCAGCGTCCGGTAGCAGATAAAGCATGA
- a CDS encoding DUF1552 domain-containing protein, with protein sequence MNINQDRRNFMKWVAAAGLGAAALPFASMAYAGDVPRRAIFVFFPDGMRPEHWHAVGTGNSFTLPAMTAPLERVRQHCVFLSGMDMKGAGSTHEGGTLKLLTGADGMSSDKAVSLDYHLAQAFKTQTVRPHLNLTIVPTWGVTAITYDYSGVQVLPEPNPLAAFESLFGTNAQSNFIAQRRVSVLDTSLAELNALRNKLGAIEKAKLDTHTESIHELEQRLNANAGACAAWNFNPTGFTVDPNKGYWQGAEYRDPYKMGVISDLQRDIAVHALACDLTRVVTLKWSQGVNENLIPESGSSMTCHGASHSGGEDFIKIKAWYTEHLARLIAQLASVPEGNGTLLDNTVIFVGSDLAHGGWHNHGDMPFILAGGHAAGISGGRSLKFNGTPHNKILVSIAQFMGLNINSFGNQDSNPGPLPGLVG encoded by the coding sequence ATGAATATCAATCAGGATCGCCGCAATTTCATGAAATGGGTCGCAGCCGCCGGTCTGGGCGCTGCCGCTCTGCCGTTTGCCAGCATGGCCTATGCCGGTGATGTGCCACGCCGCGCCATTTTCGTGTTTTTCCCTGACGGGATGCGCCCGGAACACTGGCACGCGGTCGGCACGGGAAACAGCTTTACCCTGCCTGCCATGACCGCGCCGCTGGAGCGGGTACGCCAGCATTGCGTGTTTCTCAGCGGGATGGATATGAAAGGTGCAGGCTCTACCCACGAAGGCGGAACCCTGAAACTGCTGACCGGCGCGGATGGCATGTCATCCGACAAAGCGGTATCGCTGGATTACCATCTGGCGCAAGCCTTCAAAACCCAGACAGTACGCCCACATCTGAACCTGACCATCGTGCCGACCTGGGGTGTTACCGCCATCACCTACGATTACAGCGGCGTGCAGGTGTTGCCGGAACCCAACCCGCTGGCAGCGTTTGAGTCCTTGTTCGGTACCAATGCGCAAAGCAATTTCATTGCCCAGCGGCGGGTGAGCGTGCTGGATACTTCCCTGGCCGAACTCAATGCCTTGCGCAACAAGCTGGGGGCGATTGAAAAGGCCAAGCTGGATACCCATACCGAATCGATCCACGAACTGGAGCAGCGCCTGAATGCCAACGCCGGGGCGTGCGCGGCGTGGAATTTCAACCCGACTGGTTTCACGGTTGACCCCAACAAGGGCTATTGGCAGGGGGCGGAATACCGCGACCCTTACAAGATGGGCGTGATCAGCGATTTGCAGCGGGATATTGCTGTCCATGCATTGGCTTGCGACCTGACCCGCGTTGTTACCCTGAAGTGGTCACAGGGCGTGAATGAAAACCTGATACCGGAATCGGGCAGTTCCATGACCTGCCACGGCGCATCCCACTCGGGTGGGGAGGATTTCATCAAGATCAAGGCGTGGTACACCGAGCATCTGGCGCGGCTGATTGCCCAACTGGCCAGCGTGCCGGAAGGGAATGGCACCTTGCTGGATAATACCGTGATCTTTGTTGGCAGCGACCTCGCTCATGGTGGCTGGCATAACCACGGCGACATGCCTTTCATCCTGGCTGGCGGTCATGCAGCGGGCATCAGCGGTGGGCGCAGCCTCAAATTCAACGGCACGCCACACAACAAGATTCTGGTATCCATCGCCCAGTTCATGGGCTTGAACATCAACAGTTTCGGCAATCAAGACAGCAACCCAGGGCCGCTGCCCGGTTTGGTCGGTTAG
- a CDS encoding antibiotic biosynthesis monooxygenase, whose translation MHVTLVHVHVHVHVKPEYIDAFIAACQLNHENSTQEPGNRRFDILQSNENPNKFVLYEAYASAEDAAAHKQTAHYAAWRDTVADMMAEPRKGVGYNGLFPA comes from the coding sequence ATGCATGTCACATTAGTCCACGTCCACGTCCACGTCCACGTCAAACCCGAATACATCGACGCTTTCATCGCCGCCTGCCAGCTTAACCACGAAAACTCCACGCAGGAACCGGGCAACCGCCGTTTCGACATCCTTCAGTCGAATGAAAACCCAAACAAATTTGTGTTGTACGAAGCTTACGCCAGCGCGGAAGATGCTGCTGCTCACAAACAGACAGCGCATTACGCTGCGTGGCGCGACACGGTTGCTGACATGATGGCGGAACCACGCAAGGGTGTTGGTTACAACGGATTGTTCCCGGCATAA
- a CDS encoding NAD(P)/FAD-dependent oxidoreductase, with amino-acid sequence MMETHNSRRRAFLKTLLAGTAASTFGFPAIVGAASQRVVVIGGGTGGATVAKYLRRLDNSLDVTLIEKNAVYTTCYMSNEVLSGERTLESLQFNYDGLKAHGVKVVQDEVTAIDHDGRLVLTKGGVSYPYDRCVVSPGIDFRYDQIAGYSEAASATVPHAWKAGPQTLLLRDQLQAMTDGGTVVIAAPPNPYRCPPAPYERASQIAYYLKQHKPNSKVIILDPKPSFTKQALFEQAWKELYGYKTSNAMLEWWSGDANAAGVVEVDVASKTAITEFGDRVQAAVLNVIPPQKAGKLAFDTDLVDSTGWCPVNKLTFESTRHANVHVIGDACMADSLPKSGFAANSEAKVCAAAIYALLNGLEVESPSFSNGCYSLVGKDYAISVVGVYRLSDDGKLVESIPGSGGVSSATATAQDRLFDASYAYSWYNNFTQDVFR; translated from the coding sequence ATGATGGAAACGCATAACAGCCGCCGCAGGGCATTCCTGAAAACGCTGCTGGCCGGTACGGCAGCCAGCACCTTCGGTTTCCCGGCCATTGTCGGCGCTGCCAGCCAGCGCGTGGTGGTGATTGGTGGCGGGACTGGCGGGGCAACGGTGGCCAAATACCTGCGCCGCCTCGACAATTCGCTGGATGTCACCCTGATCGAAAAGAACGCGGTTTACACGACCTGTTACATGAGCAACGAAGTGCTGAGCGGGGAACGTACCCTGGAATCGTTGCAATTCAATTACGACGGCCTGAAAGCGCATGGCGTGAAAGTCGTGCAGGATGAAGTCACCGCCATTGACCATGACGGCAGGCTGGTGCTGACCAAGGGCGGCGTCAGTTACCCGTATGACCGCTGCGTGGTGTCGCCGGGGATTGATTTCCGCTACGATCAGATTGCCGGTTATAGCGAAGCGGCCAGCGCAACGGTTCCCCATGCCTGGAAAGCCGGGCCGCAAACCCTGTTGTTGCGTGACCAGTTGCAGGCGATGACGGATGGCGGCACGGTGGTGATTGCCGCGCCACCCAACCCGTACCGCTGCCCGCCTGCGCCATATGAGCGCGCCAGCCAGATTGCGTACTACCTGAAACAGCACAAGCCGAATTCCAAAGTCATCATCCTTGACCCCAAGCCCAGCTTCACCAAGCAGGCATTGTTTGAACAGGCGTGGAAGGAGCTTTACGGCTACAAGACCAGCAACGCCATGCTCGAATGGTGGTCAGGGGATGCCAACGCGGCGGGTGTAGTGGAAGTGGACGTGGCTTCCAAAACCGCCATCACGGAATTTGGCGACCGGGTGCAAGCTGCGGTGCTGAATGTGATCCCACCGCAAAAGGCTGGCAAGTTGGCGTTTGATACTGATCTGGTGGACAGTACTGGCTGGTGTCCGGTCAACAAGCTGACCTTTGAATCCACCCGCCATGCTAATGTGCATGTGATTGGGGATGCCTGCATGGCGGATTCCCTGCCCAAATCCGGCTTTGCGGCCAATTCAGAGGCCAAGGTGTGCGCCGCCGCCATTTACGCCTTGCTGAATGGGTTGGAGGTGGAAAGCCCGTCGTTCTCCAACGGTTGTTACAGTCTGGTCGGTAAGGATTACGCGATTTCAGTGGTGGGGGTTTACCGGCTGTCGGACGACGGCAAGCTGGTGGAAAGCATTCCGGGCAGTGGTGGCGTGTCTTCCGCCACAGCAACTGCCCAGGATCGTTTGTTTGATGCCAGTTATGCGTATAGCTGGTACAACAATTTCACGCAGGATGTGTTCCGCTGA
- a CDS encoding CPXCG motif-containing cysteine-rich protein — MSQALTHTNITCPYCYSEFSTEVDVTGGSQDYYEDCQVCCNPIELFIHIDAEGEIARIDVLPGNS, encoded by the coding sequence ATGTCGCAGGCTCTAACCCACACCAACATTACCTGCCCTTACTGCTATTCAGAGTTTTCCACTGAAGTCGACGTGACTGGCGGCAGCCAAGATTATTACGAAGACTGCCAGGTATGTTGCAACCCGATTGAGCTGTTCATCCACATTGATGCAGAGGGGGAGATTGCCCGTATCGACGTGCTGCCAGGCAATAGCTGA